From the Arthrobacter sp. PM3 genome, one window contains:
- a CDS encoding DEAD/DEAH box helicase family protein, with the protein MGADNSNFGFMLAEWPELAQHARRAEQFARIDPRASMFYARYTAERLVEWLYKVEPALALPYKDDLNALLNEPTFKNLVGGVIGNKFTIIRKAGNNAVHNPANPTILGAELVLKELHHVCYWLARNYGKNGCQLPPSLAFDAGLLAPVPKAAAPQQSPEQLQRLESELKAKDEALATAAAANDDLAAQLQQLQAEIAAAKKQNQAVPDDHDYDEALTRKHLIDLDLNEAGWPLSNPEDREFPVDTMPTASGALTGTGFIDYVLWGDDGLPLAVVEAKRTTKDPHVGKQQAKLYADCLERRYGRRPVIYYTSGYETWIWDDSMYPERRVQGFHTKDQLQLLVDRRNSRKPLAEQAIDNTIVERAYQHTAIRAVTEAYETQHERKALVVMATGTGKTRTVVALAKLLQEANWAKRVLFLADRTALVRQAANAFKTHLPGSGPVILGSGEEAESRIHVATYPTMMNLINKTAGQLGQRRFGIGHYDLIVIDEAHRSVYQKYRAIFEYFDSLLIGLTATPQSEVDRNTYSLFDIEDNVPTFAYGLNDAIDAGFLVPPRVVPVPLKFPYEGIRYDDLSDAEKEQWDELEWNEDGEIPDEIDPAVVNSWLFNTDTVDKALEVLMTHGHKVAGGDRLGKTIIFAKNSRHAEFIAKRFDHHYPQFKGHFARVVTYQVNYAQTLIDDFSKSDSNPHIAISVDMLDTGVDVPEAVNLVFFKMVRSKTKFWQMVGRGTRLCPDLFGPGQDKQDFLIFDLCRNAEYFNAGMPGNEGTVAKSLAEITFATRAKILRAAADLSWAPGDGYVEGLRSALRHTIDRLPRDNFLVKPARQWVDRFAEDQTWAGLSGEDFDALEHDLARVASIGALPDTEEAKRFDCTMYQAQLAALTDPASLVSFRRKIQSVAAALHDQPNVPAIAAKMVLLETVLDDGEWESVSPEWLESIRVQLRDLVHLIEKRKRNVVYSNFQDALGELEEIELAGASTGFMDFSRYRDKTRLYLADYQDHATIQRLRRNRQLTDQDLEELGRILAESGVGTPVDLERAGTDGLGLFVRSLVGLDRDAVEEALAEFISDTALTASQLDFLQLLVNQLTENGVVKPDALFKSPYSELAPSGPDELFGEERAVRLIRTLRAIESSARVG; encoded by the coding sequence ATGGGGGCAGACAATAGCAATTTCGGGTTCATGCTGGCCGAATGGCCGGAGCTGGCACAACATGCCCGGCGCGCCGAGCAGTTTGCCCGTATCGATCCCCGCGCCTCCATGTTCTACGCCCGGTACACCGCCGAACGCCTGGTGGAGTGGCTATACAAGGTGGAGCCCGCGCTGGCCCTGCCATACAAGGACGACCTCAACGCGCTCCTCAACGAACCCACCTTCAAAAACCTTGTGGGCGGCGTTATCGGCAATAAGTTCACCATCATCCGCAAGGCCGGAAACAACGCGGTCCACAACCCGGCCAACCCCACCATCCTGGGCGCCGAGCTCGTCCTCAAAGAACTGCACCACGTCTGCTACTGGCTTGCCCGGAACTACGGCAAGAACGGCTGCCAGCTGCCGCCGTCGTTGGCGTTCGACGCCGGTCTCCTGGCTCCGGTGCCCAAAGCGGCGGCCCCGCAGCAATCACCGGAACAGCTTCAGCGGCTGGAATCAGAACTCAAGGCCAAAGACGAGGCCCTGGCGACAGCCGCCGCAGCCAACGATGACCTCGCAGCACAGCTGCAGCAGCTCCAAGCCGAGATCGCCGCCGCCAAGAAGCAGAACCAGGCTGTCCCGGACGATCACGACTACGACGAGGCGCTGACCCGCAAACACCTCATCGATCTGGACCTCAACGAGGCCGGCTGGCCGCTCAGCAACCCCGAAGACCGCGAGTTCCCGGTGGACACCATGCCCACCGCGTCGGGGGCACTCACCGGCACGGGTTTCATCGACTACGTTCTGTGGGGTGACGACGGTTTGCCGTTAGCCGTAGTCGAAGCCAAACGAACCACCAAGGACCCGCACGTCGGCAAGCAGCAGGCCAAGCTGTACGCCGACTGCCTGGAACGCCGCTACGGACGCCGCCCGGTCATCTACTACACCTCCGGCTATGAGACGTGGATCTGGGACGACTCGATGTATCCCGAACGCAGGGTCCAGGGATTCCATACCAAGGACCAGCTCCAGCTTCTGGTGGACCGCCGGAACAGCCGGAAACCGCTCGCTGAACAGGCCATCGACAACACGATCGTCGAACGCGCCTACCAGCACACCGCCATCCGCGCCGTGACCGAAGCCTACGAAACCCAGCACGAACGCAAGGCACTCGTGGTGATGGCGACCGGAACCGGCAAGACGCGCACCGTCGTCGCGCTGGCCAAACTGCTGCAGGAAGCCAACTGGGCCAAGCGGGTGCTGTTCCTCGCCGACCGCACGGCGCTGGTGAGGCAGGCAGCCAACGCGTTCAAGACCCACCTGCCCGGTTCCGGGCCGGTCATCCTCGGCTCCGGCGAGGAGGCTGAGAGCCGCATCCACGTCGCCACCTATCCGACCATGATGAACCTCATCAACAAGACCGCCGGCCAGCTGGGCCAGCGGCGCTTCGGCATCGGCCACTACGACCTCATTGTCATCGACGAGGCACACCGCTCCGTCTACCAGAAGTACCGGGCGATCTTCGAGTACTTCGACTCTCTGTTGATCGGCCTCACAGCCACGCCGCAGTCGGAGGTGGACCGAAACACCTACAGCCTCTTCGACATCGAGGACAACGTCCCGACCTTCGCGTACGGCCTGAACGACGCCATCGACGCTGGCTTCCTGGTCCCTCCGCGCGTGGTGCCGGTTCCGCTCAAGTTCCCCTACGAAGGCATCCGCTACGACGACCTCAGCGACGCCGAAAAGGAACAATGGGACGAACTGGAGTGGAACGAGGACGGCGAGATACCCGACGAAATTGACCCCGCCGTCGTGAACTCCTGGCTGTTCAACACCGATACCGTCGACAAGGCCCTTGAAGTGCTCATGACGCACGGGCACAAGGTGGCCGGCGGGGACCGGCTAGGAAAGACCATCATCTTCGCCAAGAACAGCCGGCACGCGGAGTTCATCGCCAAGCGATTCGACCACCACTATCCACAGTTCAAAGGCCACTTTGCCCGGGTGGTCACGTACCAGGTCAACTACGCCCAGACCCTGATCGACGATTTCTCAAAGAGCGACAGCAACCCGCATATTGCTATCTCCGTGGACATGCTGGACACGGGCGTCGATGTCCCCGAGGCCGTCAACCTGGTGTTCTTCAAGATGGTCCGGTCCAAGACCAAGTTCTGGCAAATGGTGGGCCGCGGCACCCGGCTGTGCCCCGACCTGTTCGGCCCGGGCCAGGACAAACAGGACTTCCTGATCTTCGACCTGTGCCGCAACGCCGAGTACTTCAACGCCGGAATGCCCGGGAACGAAGGCACCGTGGCTAAATCGCTGGCCGAAATCACGTTCGCCACCCGAGCCAAAATCCTGCGCGCGGCCGCTGACCTGTCCTGGGCTCCAGGCGACGGTTACGTGGAAGGGCTGCGATCAGCACTCCGGCACACCATCGACAGGCTTCCGCGCGATAACTTCCTGGTGAAACCGGCCCGGCAATGGGTGGACCGGTTTGCCGAAGACCAGACCTGGGCAGGGCTCTCCGGTGAAGACTTCGATGCCCTGGAACACGATCTCGCCCGCGTGGCCAGCATTGGGGCCCTTCCCGACACCGAAGAGGCCAAACGCTTCGACTGCACCATGTACCAGGCGCAGCTGGCAGCACTGACGGATCCGGCGAGTCTTGTTAGTTTCCGGAGGAAGATCCAGTCCGTGGCAGCAGCCCTGCATGACCAGCCCAACGTTCCGGCCATCGCCGCGAAGATGGTCCTGCTCGAGACCGTGCTTGACGACGGCGAGTGGGAGTCCGTGTCACCGGAATGGCTGGAGTCCATCCGCGTCCAGTTGCGGGACCTGGTGCACCTGATCGAGAAGCGCAAGCGGAACGTGGTGTACTCCAACTTCCAGGACGCGCTCGGAGAACTTGAAGAGATCGAGCTGGCCGGGGCCAGTACCGGCTTCATGGACTTCAGCCGGTACCGGGACAAGACGCGGCTGTACCTGGCCGATTATCAGGACCATGCGACCATTCAGCGGCTGAGGCGGAACAGGCAGTTGACCGATCAGGACCTTGAGGAGCTGGGTCGCATCCTGGCGGAAAGCGGCGTGGGCACCCCCGTGGACCTGGAACGGGCGGGAACGGACGGTCTTGGGTTGTTCGTCCGCTCGTTAGTGGGCCTTGACCGGGACGCCGTGGAGGAGGCCCTCGCGGAGTTCATTTCGGATACCGCCCTCACCGCGTCCCAGCTGGACTTCCTTCAACTCCTGGTCAACCAGCTCACCGAGAACGGTGTGGTCAAGCCTGATGCGCTGTTCAAATCGCCGTACAGCGAGCTCGCCCCCAGCGGGCCTGATGAGCTCTTCGGTGAGGAGCGCGCAGTCCGGCTGATCCGCACGCTCCGGGCGATCGAAAGCAGTGCCCGGGTGGGTTGA
- a CDS encoding DUF5997 family protein, with protein MTSANSQSMKPATVAKKLGIYLPATPQEFQDSAITRAEFAELQANPPEWLAELRRNGPHPRPVVAQKLNVSISGLARGGVEEALTTAEITALLQAPPAWLVAERATHAAVRAEAQRVKDEAAKKDAKKSRARAE; from the coding sequence ATGACCTCTGCGAACTCCCAGTCCATGAAACCGGCAACTGTTGCCAAGAAGTTGGGCATCTACCTGCCGGCGACACCCCAGGAGTTCCAGGATTCGGCCATCACCCGTGCAGAATTCGCCGAACTCCAGGCCAACCCGCCGGAATGGCTGGCGGAGCTGCGCCGCAACGGCCCGCACCCGCGCCCCGTGGTGGCCCAGAAGCTCAACGTCTCCATCAGCGGCCTGGCCCGCGGCGGTGTTGAGGAAGCATTGACGACGGCGGAAATCACCGCGCTGCTGCAGGCTCCCCCGGCCTGGCTGGTCGCCGAGCGCGCCACCCACGCCGCCGTCCGCGCCGAGGCCCAGCGGGTCAAGGACGAGGCCGCCAAAAAGGATGCGAAGAAGTCCCGCGCCCGCGCCGAGTAG
- a CDS encoding LysR family transcriptional regulator substrate-binding protein encodes MSATEETPSTPAPSEPARELRFAYVSGVTPGKWIRRWEERMPDVPLHSFMADDDAQLTVLRDGSADLSFVRLPVEREGLSVIPLYEEQPVVVAAKGHEISVFEEVDLADLSQETFLDVGELGGPETALQVVASGAGLVILPMSVARHFNVKDTVARKLIGTPGTEIALAWPSDATDEVIEEFIGIVRGRTAASSRQPSAQQEKPKREPKPDRRGTGSGAKKPKVAQRYAPNPDKGRGRGSRKKGKR; translated from the coding sequence GTGTCCGCCACAGAAGAAACACCTTCCACCCCCGCACCGTCCGAACCCGCGCGTGAGCTGCGCTTCGCGTATGTCTCCGGCGTGACGCCAGGAAAATGGATCCGGCGTTGGGAGGAGCGGATGCCGGACGTGCCGTTGCACTCCTTCATGGCCGACGACGACGCGCAGCTCACTGTGCTCCGCGACGGTTCCGCCGATCTCAGCTTCGTCCGGCTTCCGGTGGAGCGCGAGGGACTCAGTGTCATCCCGCTGTATGAGGAACAGCCCGTGGTGGTGGCCGCCAAGGGACACGAGATCTCCGTGTTCGAGGAAGTGGACCTGGCGGACCTGTCGCAGGAGACGTTCCTGGACGTGGGCGAACTCGGCGGCCCCGAGACGGCCCTGCAGGTAGTGGCCTCCGGCGCCGGGCTCGTGATCCTGCCGATGTCCGTGGCCCGGCACTTCAACGTCAAGGACACCGTGGCGCGGAAGCTCATTGGGACCCCCGGCACGGAGATCGCCCTTGCCTGGCCCAGCGACGCCACCGACGAAGTGATCGAGGAATTCATCGGGATTGTCCGCGGACGCACCGCAGCGAGCTCCCGGCAGCCCTCGGCGCAGCAGGAAAAACCCAAGCGCGAACCCAAACCGGACCGGCGGGGGACCGGATCGGGGGCCAAGAAACCCAAGGTGGCGCAGCGGTACGCGCCGAATCCGGACAAAGGACGCGGCCGGGGATCCCGGAAAAAGGGCAAACGCTAG
- a CDS encoding HNH endonuclease signature motif containing protein, whose translation MDSRAAWSAESGEALAAVAASVAALAALAGGGAGDGQAAALESADPLRDFADGCLDGLALVARVEAGMAALKVRLAADYVQAAGYLAGPAASAREATAREMAVVAEVAGVLTVSERSASALLSDALALVSSLPLTLAALQAGELSWQHARIMVEESANLDRAGAAGLEAHFLDPAAPDPARGCPAGDLAPGRFRAKARTWRERHHPESIEARHATGVAERRVEFVPDRDGMAWLSARLPADTAAGIWERTTAAARALQGPGEXRTLAQLRADVTATWLLTTNPGTGGGTGAGSDAAVPAGNTGGDGMTRAAGVGGAGTGNAGVAGAGGCGGVPSPRAQVLVTVPVMALLGVTEEPAMLDGYGPVPPSMARRLVADGANSFHRVLVDPRDGAPLXIGRTSYRVTKAMRQWLRLRDGRCPFPGCNNPSLDNEADHLLAWADGGGTGVANLAQPCPKHHRLKHNSTWTPGGASGESPPGWTSPSGRHYASEHPDWEPPRWPENLLRADPFPDPGPDPDAALPQDPFPEWEHFTDWEHFTAGHPWPPADTDNWDEPPPLDEPWPESTIYQAA comes from the coding sequence ATGGACAGCAGAGCAGCTTGGAGCGCGGAGAGCGGGGAGGCCCTGGCGGCCGTTGCCGCGTCTGTTGCCGCGCTGGCTGCCCTCGCCGGCGGGGGCGCCGGGGACGGCCAGGCTGCTGCGTTGGAGAGCGCTGATCCGTTGCGGGATTTCGCGGATGGTTGCCTGGATGGGTTGGCGTTGGTGGCGCGGGTGGAGGCCGGGATGGCGGCGTTGAAGGTCCGCCTGGCCGCCGACTACGTGCAGGCCGCCGGGTACCTGGCCGGCCCGGCGGCATCGGCGCGGGAGGCGACGGCCCGGGAGATGGCCGTGGTCGCGGAGGTCGCGGGCGTCCTGACCGTGAGCGAACGCTCCGCCTCGGCGTTGCTGTCGGACGCGCTGGCATTGGTCTCGTCGTTGCCGTTGACGTTGGCGGCGTTGCAGGCCGGGGAGCTGTCCTGGCAGCATGCCCGGATCATGGTCGAGGAGTCCGCGAACCTGGACCGGGCGGGGGCGGCCGGGCTGGAGGCGCATTTCCTGGACCCCGCCGCGCCGGACCCGGCGCGGGGCTGCCCGGCCGGGGACCTGGCCCCGGGCCGGTTCCGGGCCAAGGCGCGCACCTGGCGCGAACGCCACCACCCGGAGAGCATCGAGGCCCGCCACGCCACGGGGGTGGCGGAGCGGCGGGTGGAGTTTGTCCCGGACCGGGACGGCATGGCCTGGCTCTCGGCCCGGCTCCCGGCCGATACTGCCGCGGGGATCTGGGAACGGACCACCGCCGCGGCCCGGGCGCTGCAGGGCCCGGGCGAGTNCCGGACCCTGGCCCAGCTCCGCGCCGACGTCACCGCCACCTGGCTCCTCACCACCAACCCCGGCACGGGCGGCGGGACGGGCGCGGGAAGCGATGCCGCCGTCCCCGCCGGCAACACTGGCGGCGATGGAATGACCCGGGCCGCCGGCGTAGGCGGCGCCGGCACCGGAAACGCGGGAGTCGCCGGTGCGGGCGGGTGCGGGGGTGTTCCGTCGCCGCGGGCGCAGGTCCTGGTCACGGTCCCGGTGATGGCTTTGCTCGGGGTCACGGAGGAACCGGCCATGCTGGACGGGTACGGGCCGGTCCCGCCCTCGATGGCCCGCCGGCTGGTCGCCGACGGCGCCAATTCGTTCCACCGGGTCCTGGTCGACCCCCGCGACGGGGCGCCGCTGGANATCGGGCGTACCAGTTACCGGGTCACGAAGGCGATGCGGCAATGGCTGCGGCTGCGCGACGGCAGATGCCCGTTCCCCGGCTGTAACAACCCGTCGCTGGATAACGAGGCCGACCACCTGCTGGCCTGGGCCGACGGCGGCGGCACCGGGGTGGCGAATCTGGCCCAGCCCTGCCCGAAACACCACCGGCTCAAACACAACTCCACCTGGACACCCGGCGGCGCGAGCGGTGAGAGTCCGCCGGGCTGGACCTCACCGTCCGGACGCCACTACGCCAGCGAACACCCCGACTGGGAACCACCCCGCTGGCCCGAAAATCTCCTGCGCGCAGATCCATTCCCGGACCCCGGCCCGGACCCCGACGCCGCCCTGCCCCAGGACCCCTTCCCCGAATGGGAACACTTCACCGACTGGGAACACTTCACCGCCGGGCATCCATGGCCTCCGGCGGACACAGACAATTGGGACGAGCCTCCGCCTCTCGATGAGCCCTGGCCCGAATCGACTATCTATCAAGCCGCCTGA
- a CDS encoding helix-turn-helix transcriptional regulator, producing MDNPSDNRADIRDFLASRRARLSPEQVGLPAGTRRRVPGLRREEVAVLSGVSIEWYTRLEKGHISGVSEDVLGSVARALQLNDEERGYLFDLAKAARPAGRQPVGRKEAAVAGPVQWMIDSVTMSAVFLRNGRLDVLATNPLGRALHAPMFASDTTVNGQANFARFHFLDPVARDYFIDWEGGAAATVALLRAEAGREPGDRALRELVGELSTLSAEFRTMWASHDVRSLHEGVKRLQHPVVGFIELTYQSAELSNPTRAARTLNIYTAEPGTVHEENIKVLTSWAATTQKTASST from the coding sequence ATGGACAATCCGAGTGACAACCGCGCCGACATCCGGGACTTCCTGGCCAGCCGTCGGGCCAGGCTCAGCCCGGAGCAGGTCGGCCTGCCCGCCGGCACCCGCCGCCGTGTGCCCGGGCTGCGACGCGAAGAGGTCGCCGTCCTCTCCGGGGTGAGCATCGAGTGGTACACCCGGCTCGAAAAGGGCCACATCAGCGGCGTCTCCGAGGACGTGCTCGGATCCGTTGCCCGTGCCCTGCAGCTCAACGATGAGGAGCGCGGCTACTTGTTCGATCTTGCTAAAGCAGCGCGACCAGCAGGGCGGCAGCCCGTGGGACGAAAAGAAGCCGCCGTTGCGGGACCGGTGCAGTGGATGATCGATTCCGTTACGATGTCCGCCGTGTTCCTGCGCAACGGCCGGTTGGATGTCCTCGCCACCAACCCGCTGGGCCGGGCCCTCCATGCGCCGATGTTTGCAAGCGACACCACCGTCAACGGACAGGCCAACTTCGCCAGGTTCCATTTCCTCGATCCAGTTGCCCGGGACTATTTCATCGATTGGGAAGGCGGCGCCGCCGCTACCGTCGCCTTGCTACGCGCCGAAGCGGGCCGGGAGCCCGGTGACCGTGCCCTGAGGGAACTCGTCGGCGAACTCTCAACCCTGAGTGCCGAATTCCGAACCATGTGGGCGTCGCACGACGTCCGTTCGCTTCATGAAGGGGTCAAGCGGCTGCAGCATCCCGTCGTCGGCTTCATCGAGCTGACGTATCAGTCGGCCGAGCTGTCGAACCCCACCAGGGCGGCCCGCACCCTCAACATCTACACTGCAGAACCCGGAACCGTGCATGAGGAGAACATCAAAGTGCTGACCAGCTGGGCGGCAACCACGCAGAAGACAGCTTCCAGCACCTAG
- a CDS encoding MFS transporter, with product MQATAPAVTSAARSNASGQPPARLPFVVYVLALGTFLMLTSEFVVAGILPQIAESLQVGVAQAGLLITVFAIGMVVGAPSMALLTLRLSKRVTLILALVVFVVGHVVVALGPDFTVLVAARFGTALATGAFWAVAAVVATRAAGPASGARAVGVVGAGGALATVLGVPLGAFVAQLVGWRGTFWTLAAAAAVATLLIARFVPREAPAMQPASIRSELGGLRSARLWLALAACSTTCGGVLAAYSYIAPILTDHAGLPEAQVPLVLTGFGVGSVVGTLLCGRYGDAHPAMITIVTPAVTTVLLLAITLVSGSPWLTGALVVLLGLFGLSANSVLIHLAVRFAGTAATLGSALSVSAFNLGTAIGSAVAGAALLTPLGISGPPMVGTAIVALTLLPTVALALKGRRRATTQESATA from the coding sequence ATGCAAGCGACCGCACCGGCTGTGACTTCGGCTGCCCGATCCAACGCAAGCGGGCAGCCGCCCGCCCGGCTTCCATTCGTGGTTTACGTGCTGGCGCTGGGGACTTTCCTGATGCTCACGAGCGAATTCGTGGTGGCCGGGATTCTTCCGCAAATTGCGGAAAGCCTGCAGGTGGGGGTCGCCCAAGCCGGCTTGCTGATCACGGTGTTCGCGATCGGAATGGTGGTGGGTGCGCCTTCGATGGCGTTGCTGACCCTTCGGTTATCGAAGCGCGTGACCTTGATCCTGGCACTCGTCGTGTTCGTCGTCGGGCATGTCGTCGTCGCCCTGGGACCGGACTTCACCGTGCTCGTGGCAGCCCGGTTCGGCACCGCACTGGCGACGGGTGCTTTCTGGGCGGTCGCCGCTGTCGTGGCGACGCGCGCCGCGGGCCCGGCGTCCGGTGCGCGCGCTGTCGGGGTTGTGGGCGCCGGCGGTGCACTGGCCACCGTCCTCGGTGTGCCGCTCGGCGCGTTCGTTGCGCAACTCGTCGGCTGGCGCGGCACCTTCTGGACGCTGGCGGCCGCCGCCGCGGTAGCCACCTTGCTGATCGCCCGCTTCGTTCCACGCGAGGCGCCTGCGATGCAACCGGCGTCGATCCGTTCTGAACTGGGCGGGCTCCGGTCGGCCCGACTGTGGCTGGCACTGGCTGCCTGCAGTACAACCTGCGGAGGCGTGCTCGCCGCCTACTCCTACATCGCTCCAATACTCACCGACCATGCTGGCCTGCCTGAGGCGCAGGTGCCGCTGGTGCTCACGGGATTCGGCGTCGGATCAGTCGTCGGCACGCTCCTCTGCGGCCGCTACGGCGACGCACACCCGGCCATGATAACCATCGTCACCCCGGCCGTGACCACCGTCCTCCTGCTGGCGATCACTTTGGTCTCCGGTTCGCCGTGGCTGACCGGCGCTCTAGTGGTACTGCTGGGCCTGTTCGGCCTTAGCGCCAACAGTGTGCTGATTCACCTCGCGGTCCGTTTCGCCGGGACCGCCGCAACGCTCGGATCCGCGCTCAGCGTCTCCGCGTTCAACCTCGGCACCGCCATCGGCAGCGCCGTCGCCGGTGCCGCCCTGCTGACGCCTCTGGGCATCTCCGGCCCGCCCATGGTTGGAACGGCCATCGTCGCGTTGACCCTGCTCCCCACCGTTGCCCTCGCGCTCAAGGGGCGCCGCCGCGCGACGACCCAAGAAAGCGCGACGGCGTAG
- a CDS encoding DUF2087 domain-containing protein translates to MTRETRLSGPHWRRVVATLADTDARTVYAQVVLGVGLPDVLPGLNDQRRARAIAALIESGLVERRADNELEAPEAIFRELLKQQPRRQAQTGLDRFMRLGKIERYPANLKERRELLAWIVSDAIEPGERLTERQVNERLLSYSDDVVMLRRYMVDFGLLERTPSGSSYSRPQ, encoded by the coding sequence GTGACCAGAGAGACGAGACTCAGCGGACCGCACTGGCGGCGGGTGGTGGCAACGCTTGCTGACACCGACGCACGAACCGTCTACGCGCAAGTCGTGCTCGGCGTCGGGCTCCCGGACGTCCTTCCTGGTCTGAACGACCAGCGGCGAGCCCGGGCCATCGCCGCCCTGATTGAGTCCGGGCTCGTCGAACGGAGGGCCGACAACGAACTGGAGGCGCCTGAGGCGATCTTCCGCGAGCTTCTCAAGCAACAACCCCGCCGGCAGGCGCAGACCGGACTGGATCGCTTCATGCGCCTGGGCAAAATCGAAAGGTATCCGGCCAACTTGAAGGAGCGGCGGGAACTCCTCGCGTGGATTGTCAGCGACGCAATCGAACCGGGAGAACGCCTTACGGAAAGACAGGTCAATGAACGGCTTCTCAGTTATTCCGACGACGTCGTGATGCTGCGCCGCTACATGGTCGACTTCGGTCTGCTGGAACGCACGCCCTCGGGCTCCTCGTACTCGCGGCCCCAATGA
- a CDS encoding cutinase family protein, whose translation MVFATATASAAPAHAAQPPDGCAQVRVVAARGSGQNPFTANSGMGPEVETFFSSLKAQLPGVDVRYWADPYPAVAVSSFAYAPGYKGSRYSASVQQGELLADRYVHDHLNGCPSEHLVIAGYSQGAHVLHDIWNKYAGNGGLDKLRGRLDGLVLFADPLFDASQRNPVPDYSLDIGTFTQSNHGGILGSNAVVWTPQQETTHFMHSYCRGGDPVCDAVGWNVGIHTSYVNGGIPQGAAESLSRWLSGHYFHS comes from the coding sequence ATGGTGTTCGCCACCGCTACTGCTTCGGCGGCGCCAGCACATGCCGCCCAGCCGCCGGACGGATGCGCGCAGGTACGCGTTGTCGCGGCCAGAGGCTCGGGGCAAAACCCGTTCACTGCCAACAGCGGTATGGGGCCGGAAGTAGAGACGTTCTTCTCATCGCTGAAAGCCCAATTGCCCGGTGTTGACGTCCGGTACTGGGCAGACCCGTATCCTGCCGTTGCCGTTTCGTCTTTTGCGTATGCACCGGGCTACAAGGGTTCCCGCTATAGCGCCAGCGTCCAGCAAGGCGAACTTCTCGCGGACCGATACGTCCACGACCACCTCAATGGCTGCCCGTCGGAACATCTGGTGATAGCCGGGTACTCCCAGGGCGCTCATGTCCTGCACGACATCTGGAACAAATACGCAGGCAACGGGGGTCTCGACAAGCTGCGTGGGCGCTTGGACGGACTTGTGCTGTTTGCTGATCCGCTTTTCGATGCTTCACAGCGAAACCCGGTTCCCGACTACAGCCTGGACATCGGCACCTTCACGCAGTCCAACCACGGCGGAATTCTGGGATCCAACGCGGTTGTATGGACTCCTCAACAAGAGACAACCCATTTCATGCATTCCTACTGCCGGGGCGGCGATCCGGTATGTGACGCCGTCGGCTGGAACGTGGGAATCCATACGTCTTACGTTAATGGCGGGATTCCCCAGGGGGCTGCAGAGTCCTTGTCGAGGTGGCTCAGCGGGCACTACTTCCACTCTTAG
- the nrdF gene encoding class 1b ribonucleoside-diphosphate reductase subunit beta, translating to MTEKVKLLSHVEAINWNRIQDDKDVDVWNRLVNNFWLPEKVPLSNDVQSWNTLTPAEQQLTMRVFTGLTLLDTIQGTVGAVSLIPDALTPHEEAVYTNIAFMESVHAKSYSSIFSTLASTKEIDEAFRWSTENENLQKKAQIVMDYYQGDDPLKRKVASTLLESFLFYSGFYLPMYWSSRAKLTNTADLIRLIIRDEAVHGYYIGYKFQKGLEKVSEEKRQEIKDYTFELLFELYENEVQYTHDLYDGVGLAEDVKKFLHYNANKALMNLGYEAMFPASVTDVNPAILSALSPNADENHDFFSGSGSSYVIGKAVNTEDEDWDF from the coding sequence ATGACCGAGAAGGTCAAGCTGCTTAGCCACGTCGAGGCGATCAACTGGAACCGCATCCAGGATGACAAGGACGTGGATGTCTGGAACCGCCTGGTCAACAACTTCTGGCTGCCGGAGAAGGTGCCGCTGTCCAACGACGTGCAGTCGTGGAACACCCTGACCCCGGCCGAGCAGCAGCTCACCATGCGCGTGTTCACCGGCCTCACCCTCCTGGACACCATCCAGGGCACCGTCGGCGCCGTCTCGCTGATTCCGGACGCCCTCACCCCGCACGAAGAGGCCGTCTACACGAACATCGCGTTCATGGAGTCCGTGCACGCCAAGAGCTACTCCTCCATCTTCTCCACGCTGGCCTCCACCAAGGAGATCGACGAGGCGTTCCGCTGGTCCACCGAGAACGAGAACCTTCAGAAGAAGGCCCAGATCGTCATGGACTACTACCAGGGCGACGACCCCCTCAAGCGCAAGGTGGCCTCGACGCTGCTGGAGAGCTTCCTGTTCTACTCCGGCTTCTACCTGCCGATGTACTGGTCCTCGCGGGCCAAGCTGACGAACACGGCCGACCTGATCCGCCTGATCATCCGCGACGAGGCCGTGCACGGCTACTACATCGGCTACAAGTTCCAGAAGGGCCTGGAGAAGGTTTCCGAGGAGAAGCGCCAGGAAATCAAGGACTACACCTTCGAGCTGCTGTTCGAGCTGTACGAGAACGAGGTCCAGTACACGCACGACCTCTACGACGGCGTCGGCCTGGCCGAGGACGTCAAGAAGTTCCTGCACTACAACGCCAACAAGGCACTCATGAACCTCGGCTACGAGGCCATGTTCCCGGCCTCCGTCACGGACGTGAACCCGGCCATCCTGTCGGCCCTGTCGCCGAACGCTGATGAGAACCACGACTTCTTCTCGGGGTCGGGTTCGTCGTATGTGATCGGCAAGGCCGTCAATACGGAAGATGAGGACTGGGACTTCTAG